A stretch of the Malus domestica chromosome 08, GDT2T_hap1 genome encodes the following:
- the LOC139198334 gene encoding uncharacterized protein isoform X2, translated as MVIFITLCFVLFLKQGIPSLAEICLQNRFSKDNEPFKAEKLFQTQGGPIILSQPVSFCTSMGHSAPVLSVYFHPNNDEHICSCDAGSEIRYWRITVAFVQECFKVPLICQ; from the exons ATGGTTATATTCATTACTCTGTGTTTTGTTCTGTTTCTGAAACAGGGGATTCCTAGTTTGGCTGAAATATGTCTCCAGAATCGTTTTTCGAAGGACAATGAGCCTTTCAAG GCAGAGAAGCTGTTTCAAACTCAAGGAGGTCCTATAATTCTTTCTCAG CCTGTTTCATTTTGCACCTCTATGGGACATTCTGCTCCTGTCCTGTCAGTATATTTTCACCCAAACAATGATGAACACATCTGTTCGTGTGATGCGGGTAGTGAGATACGGTACTGGAGAATTACAGTGGCTTTTGTTCAAGAGTGTTTTAAG